A region from the Nocardioides exalbidus genome encodes:
- the nuoL gene encoding NADH-quinone oxidoreductase subunit L gives MFDLLWLVIALPLLGALVLLGIAPFLPASLKATVDKRGHLLGTAMAVLSFVLSLTLFISLLGRDAEERQVGQHLWTWFETGQLTVGMDLLYDQLSALFLLLITGVGSLIHVYAIGYMEHDARRRRFFGYLNLFVAAMLTLILSANFVGLFLGWEGVGLASYLLIGFWQHKPSAARAAKKAFVINRVGDIGLTLAIALMFATFGTSDFGGVSELAGEADQATLNALGLLLLLGACGKSAQVPLQAWLLDAMEGPTPVSALIHAATMVTAGVYLVVRSNFIYELTPVAQTAVVVVATVTLLWGAVLGCAKDDIKKALAGSTMSQIGYMMLAAGLGPVGYPFAIFHLLTHGFFKANMFLGAGSVMHGMDDDVDMRHYGALRQAMPVTFLTFAMGYLAIIGFPGFSGFWSKDRIIESALADNLVIGLLAMLGAGITGFYMTRLMLMTFFGQKRWEKDVHPHESPKVMTVPLVVLAALSVLGGLLLLGDWIVTWLEPVTGHAEHHEPPLPAIVITLMITAVVAIGVAAAWFLVGKRDIPREAPRDVSFATRAARADLYGDAINDAVVVRPGAGLVSGLLTLDRGGIDGAVMGGAAAVGGISGALRRVQNGFVRSYALSLLGGALLVVLALLAVNLG, from the coding sequence GTGTTCGACCTGCTGTGGCTGGTCATCGCGCTGCCGCTGCTCGGCGCGCTCGTGCTGCTCGGCATCGCGCCGTTCCTGCCGGCCTCGCTGAAGGCGACCGTCGACAAGCGCGGTCACCTGCTCGGCACCGCCATGGCGGTCCTGTCCTTCGTGCTCAGCCTGACGCTGTTCATCTCGCTGCTCGGCCGTGACGCCGAGGAGCGGCAGGTCGGCCAGCACCTGTGGACCTGGTTCGAGACCGGCCAGCTCACCGTCGGCATGGACCTGCTCTACGACCAGCTCTCGGCGCTGTTCCTGCTCCTGATCACCGGCGTCGGCTCGCTCATCCACGTCTACGCCATCGGCTACATGGAGCACGACGCGCGCCGTCGTCGCTTCTTCGGCTACCTCAACCTCTTCGTCGCGGCCATGCTCACGCTGATCCTCTCGGCGAACTTCGTGGGCCTGTTCCTGGGCTGGGAGGGCGTCGGCCTGGCGTCGTACCTCCTCATCGGCTTCTGGCAGCACAAGCCGTCGGCGGCGAGGGCAGCCAAGAAGGCGTTCGTGATCAACCGCGTCGGCGACATCGGCCTGACGCTGGCGATCGCGCTGATGTTCGCGACCTTCGGCACCTCCGACTTCGGCGGCGTCAGCGAGCTCGCCGGTGAGGCCGACCAGGCCACGCTCAACGCGCTCGGCCTGCTGCTCCTGCTCGGTGCCTGCGGCAAGTCGGCCCAGGTGCCGCTGCAGGCCTGGCTGCTCGACGCGATGGAGGGCCCGACCCCGGTCTCGGCCCTCATCCACGCAGCCACCATGGTCACCGCCGGCGTCTACCTCGTGGTCCGCTCGAACTTCATCTACGAGCTCACCCCGGTCGCCCAGACCGCCGTCGTGGTCGTCGCCACGGTCACGCTCCTGTGGGGTGCGGTGCTCGGCTGCGCCAAGGACGACATCAAGAAGGCGCTCGCCGGCTCGACGATGAGCCAGATCGGCTACATGATGCTGGCCGCCGGCCTCGGCCCGGTCGGCTACCCCTTCGCGATCTTCCACCTGCTCACGCACGGCTTCTTCAAGGCCAACATGTTCCTCGGCGCCGGCTCGGTCATGCACGGCATGGACGACGACGTCGACATGCGCCACTACGGCGCGCTGCGCCAGGCGATGCCGGTGACCTTCCTGACGTTCGCGATGGGCTACCTCGCGATCATCGGCTTCCCCGGCTTCTCCGGCTTCTGGTCGAAGGACCGGATCATCGAGTCGGCGCTCGCCGACAACCTGGTGATCGGCCTGCTGGCGATGCTCGGTGCCGGCATCACGGGCTTCTACATGACCCGGCTGATGCTGATGACGTTCTTCGGCCAGAAGCGCTGGGAGAAGGACGTGCACCCCCACGAGTCGCCGAAGGTGATGACCGTGCCGCTGGTGGTGCTCGCCGCGCTGTCGGTGCTCGGTGGCCTGCTGCTCCTCGGCGACTGGATCGTCACCTGGCTCGAGCCGGTGACCGGCCACGCCGAGCACCACGAGCCGCCGCTCCCGGCGATCGTGATCACCCTGATGATCACCGCCGTCGTCGCGATCGGTGTCGCGGCCGCCTGGTTCCTCGTGGGCAAGCGCGACATCCCGCGCGAGGCACCGCGGGACGTCTCCTTCGCCACGAGGGCCGCCCGCGCCGACCTCTACGGTGACGCGATCAACGACGCCGTCGTCGTGCGACCCGGTGCCGGGCTGGTCAGCGGCCTGCTGACCC